The DNA segment GAATCTCATCTGTGCCATTATTGGGAGATATGTTCCTTCGTTACACGCTTGTGACAAGCCAGCCATTGACGTTTTCGATTTCAACTTCGTCGAGGTTTCCAATCGATGCCGCCAGTTGGAGCTTGCTGAGCAAATATTGATATCTTGCAAGAACTAGGTTGTAGAGATTCTGGTAGTGGATTTGCTGAGCATTGAGAACATCTACCGTTGTTCTAATACCTACATCTCGCCCCATCTTGCTTGATGCTACGAAAGACGCACTTGAGAGCAGCACCTGTTCAAACGCTTTGATCTGTGCTGCACCGGTTTCGACACCATAGAATGATTGACGGGTCATTTGCTGAGCATCACGAATCACTGCCTCAAGAGCGTCGCTCTGCTGAGCAGCTAACGAAACAGATTCCCTGTATTTAGAACTGCGATAGCCACCGGTATAAAGGGGAATGGTAAGTTGCAAACCGATGGTACCGTCGGAAGTACGATCCGGAAGATCGGAACCAGCGGACGTGCTCCCATCCCATTGCGTCCCGAAACCGGCAACCAATGTAAGGATGGGAGAGCTTACTAAGCGGTAGCGTGCAATCTCACTCTTCGCAATCTGTAGACCCATCTTTTGGGCAAGCACTGTCAGGTTACCGGACTGTGCTTTTTCAAGCCAAGAGTCAATAATTGCGGGTTGGGGTGGGATCGGTGTTCGGGTCTCTGAGATCGGGACTAACTCAAAAGGATCGAGGTTGGTGAGTTGCTTATATTCGGCCTGCTTGAGCTTGAGATCGTTTCGCGCTGAAATTTCGCCGGCAACAATAGCATCGAAACGAGCTTGCGCCTCATTCGTATCGGTAATAGTCGCCGAGCCAACCGAGAACGATTTTTTCGCTTGAGCCAATTGCTGACTCACCGCATCCAT comes from the Desulforhopalus sp. genome and includes:
- a CDS encoding TolC family outer membrane protein translates to MLKKVLLVVIFTTFASNSNAADLLTSWHAARVYDASFLAAGKASAAGLEKSTQGDSLILPQVALTANLDQIKKSVHPGDPLTAGTNEQGPQYGSAISLVQPIYNASAFAMRDELNLQAEEAQVQYRIAEQDLMLRVAKAYFEVLLSQKNVDLVKAQMDAVSQQLAQAKKSFSVGSATITDTNEAQARFDAIVAGEISARNDLKLKQAEYKQLTNLDPFELVPISETRTPIPPQPAIIDSWLEKAQSGNLTVLAQKMGLQIAKSEIARYRLVSSPILTLVAGFGTQWDGSTSAGSDLPDRTSDGTIGLQLTIPLYTGGYRSSKYRESVSLAAQQSDALEAVIRDAQQMTRQSFYGVETGAAQIKAFEQVLLSSASFVASSKMGRDVGIRTTVDVLNAQQIHYQNLYNLVLARYQYLLSKLQLAASIGNLDEVEIENVNGWLVTSV